A single region of the Rattus rattus isolate New Zealand chromosome 8, Rrattus_CSIRO_v1, whole genome shotgun sequence genome encodes:
- the Cd3d gene encoding T-cell surface glycoprotein CD3 delta chain produces the protein MEHNGILVSLILATVLPQGSPFKIEVVEYEDKVFVNCNTSIRHLDGSVERWLTKNKSLILGKGILDPRGMYMCNGTEELATKVSTVQVYYRMCQNCVELDSATMAGVIITDLIATLLLALGVYCFAGHETGRLSGAVDTQVLLKNEQLYQPLRDRDDAQYSRLGGNWPRNKRS, from the exons ATGGAGCACAATGGGATTCTGGTTAGTCTGATACTGGCTACTGTTCTCCCCCAAG GGAGCCCCTTCAAGATAGAAGTGGTTGAATATGAGGACAAAGTGTTTGTGAATTGCAACACCAGCATCAGGCATCTAGATGGATCAGTGGAAAGATGGTTGACCAAAAATAAATCACTCATCTTGGGCAAAGGCATCCTGGACCCACGAGGGATGTATATGTGTAATGGGACAGAGGAGCTGGCGACGAAGGTGTCGACTGTTCAAGTATATTACCGAA TGTGCCAGAACTGTGTGGAGCTGGACTCAGCCACCATGGCTGGTGTCATCATCACTGATCTCATCGCCACTCTGCTCCTGGCTTTGGGGGTCTACTGCTTTGCCGGCCATGAGACCGGAAGGCTTTCTGGGG CTGTTGACACTCAAGTCCTGTTGAAGAACGAGCAGCTCTATCAG CCTCTTCGAGATCGCGATGATGCCCAGTACAGCCGTCTTGGAGGGAACTGGCCCCGGAACAAAAGGTCTTGA
- the Cd3g gene encoding T-cell surface glycoprotein CD3 gamma chain — translation MEQGKGLAGLFLVISLLQGTVAQQKQEKHLVKVDDSQGDGSVLLTCDLNEKTITWLKDGHRISPPNATKSTWNLGNGAKDPRGMYQCQGAKKKSKLLQVYYRLCENCVELNMGTVSGFIFAEIISIFFLAVGVYFIAGQDGVRQSRASDKQTLLQNEQVYQPLKDREYEQYSRLQGNQVRKK, via the exons ATGGAGCAGGGGAAGGGTTTGGCTGGCCTCTTCCTGGTGATCTCTCTTCTTCAAG GCACCGTGGCCCAGCAAAAACAAG AAAAGCATTTGGTAAAAGTGGATGATAgccaaggagatggctctgtACTTCTGACTTGTGACTTGAATGAGAAGACTATCACATGGCTTAAAGACGGGCACAGAATAAGTCCTCCAAATGCAACTAAAAGCACGTGGAATCTGGGCAACGGTGCCAAAGACCCTCGAGGCATGTATCAGTGCCAAGGAGCAAAGAAGAAGTCGAAGCTCCTGCAAGTGTACTACAGAC TGTGTGAGAACTGTGTTGAGCTAAATATGGGCACTGTGTCCGGCTTTATCTTCGCTGAAATCATCAGCATTTTCTTCCTTGCTGTTGGTGTATACTTCATTGCTGGACAGGATGGAGTTCGCCAGTCAAGAG CTTCAGACAAGCAGACTCTGTTGCAAAATGAACAGGTCTACCAG CCCCTCAAGGACCGGGAATATGAACAGTACAGCCGTCTCCAAGGAAACCAAGTGAGGAAGAAGTGA